CTTTGGCTTGTTTGGCATGCTCTACAGCACGTTGAAAGTTATCGATAACTGGCAATAAATCTATCATCAAACTTTCATGACCGTACTTGATAAGGTCTGATTTTTCTTTTTGTACCCGCTTACGAAAATTTTCAAAATCAGCACTCAATCTAACATAACGATCATACCAATCCACAAAAGATTGGTCTTGTTCGTCGTCTTCAATGTTTTGTGTGTTTTCTTCAGCGTTTTTTAGCTCTTCAACGTCGTGTTCAACAGTTTGTTCTTTTTTGTGTTTTCCCATGGTTTTTTACTCTACATTTATATGTCATAAAAAAATGATATTAAGCTTAGGAATATACCAAGACTTGATGTGTTTTGCTATATTCAACCCTATTTTAATGAGAAAACAAGTGATGAATATTGTATGTATCCCCGGTTTAGGCGCTAACGCACTGGTATTTAAACCCCAGCAAGCTTATTTTGCACAGCGTTTGTACATCCCGGATTTTTTAAAGCCCAAAAGCCAAGAAAGCTTGGAAGCTTACAGTTTGCGTTGGGCCAAGCAGATCAAAAGCAATTTGAGACAGCCGTATGTTTTGCTAGGGATGTCCTTAGGCGGCATGCTGGCCCAAGAAATGGCACAATACCTTGATGCTAAAGCTTTGATTTTATTAGGAAGTTTGCAAAATCCTATGCCCAAACAGCACTTGCATCAATGGGGTGAAAAAATAGGCCAAGCTTTACCAAACCCTATTTTAAAAATGATCCGCTATTGTTCCCCGCATTGGGTTGCATGGTTTGAGGGTTTATCCCAAGAACACAAGCATTTATTGCAGCACATGTCGCGGCAAATAGAAATAGATTTTTATAAATGGCAGGCGCAAGCGGCAGCGGCGTGGATTAAAACAGGCTTTCAAGGTGAATATCCATGTCCTGTATTTAGAGCACATGGAGGAAGAGATACGGTTGTTTATTTGGATAAAGAGCTTGGTCCAGAGGATCTTTTTCTTCCCAAAGCCCGGCATTTAATTAACTTAAGCCATGCCCAACAAATCAATGCTTATATTGAGCAGTGTATTGAGAAAGTTCAAGAGCCATAAAAAATAAGGTAAGTTAAAAATTATGAAAAAAATGTTAGTGGTGATGGACCCCATAGAAACAATCAACCCAAAGAAAGACACCAGCCTTGCCTTAATGCTGGAAGCACAAAAACAGGGCTTTACAGTTTTTTATGCTTTGTCTTCAGATCTTTTGGTCATCAGTGGCCAAGCTAAAGTCATGGGCAAGAAAGTCAAAGTTTATGCAGATGAACAGCATTGGTTTGCAGCTGAACAAGAACAGTTGATGCCCATCACAGCCTTTGATTGTATTTTAATGCGCGTTGATCCACCCTTTAACATGGAATACATCTATGCCACCTATGTTTTGGATATGGCCAAAGATCAAGGTGTAAAAGTGATCAATGATCCTCAGAGTTTACGGGACTGTAATGAAAAAATGTTCATTCAGTGGTTTCCAAAATATATTGCACCAACGTTAGTCACTAAAAATAAAGAGGCGCTTTTTGCATTTGTTAAAGAGCAGGGCAAAACAGTGGTTAAACCAATGGACAGTATGGGCGGACAAGGCATTGATATTGTAGACCAAGATAAAACTGGTTTTGAAACTATTCTTGCACAAGCAACACAAAACTTTAGCCAAACCGTCATGCTGCAGAAATATCTGCCACAAATCAAAGATGGGGATAAGCGGATTTTTATTGTGCATGGCGAAGTGATTCCTTATGTTCTTGGACGATTTCCAAAAGCAGGATCTTTTAAGGCTAACTTGGCGGCAGGCGGCAAGGGCGTGGCCATGCCAATCAGCAATGAAAACTTAAAGTTATGCAAGAGCGTAGCACCTGAATTGAAAAAAAGGGGCTTGTTGTTTGTGGGGATGGATATCATTGGCAATCATATTACAGAGATCAATGTGACCAGCCCAACCGGCAGCAAAGAGATTGAAGCGGCTTTTTCGCAAGCTAAAATTATAGAAAAATTTATTCAAGCTATTTAGGTGGCTCAAACCCCAGAGTTTTATTGTTAAGACTAAAATAGCGTTGTTTCACAGGTACATGTAAAAAGTAACCAGTGTTTTAAACGGTTTATTCCTTGGGCTGAGCTTAAATTGAATATAGTTTTTGTATTGATCAACCATTGTAAAAAGATCAAACTCAATATCTGTAAAATTAATCGTTTCCCCATGCCAAGTTTTATAAAGGCCATTTGCTTTTGAAAAATCCATGATCAATGCCTGCTCAGTTTGTTCAAGGACACATTGAGAAAATGAATTGAGGGTTAATTGGATTCTTCTGGGCCAGCCAGTGTAATAAGCTGAAAATGAAAAATCTTTGCCGTTGAGTGTAAAAGACTGTTGCAAAAAACAAGAGGCTTTGGTTCTACATTGATGATGATAAATAAGCTGTTGAGCATAGCTGAGCATATTAAAACAACTGAGCAATAAAAAAATTAAACTTAAACTAAGACAAGGGCGCAAGCTTGGCAGAAAAATGCCTGAGGCTTTTGGCTTGTTCAGTAATGGTATAGCCCTGCAAGCTATTTTTTTGTTTAACCAATTCATGGGCTACTTCTATAACATAATCCACATGGCTTTGGGTATACATTCTTCTGGGTATGGCCAAGCGCACCAATTCCATGGGGGCTGGGGTGTCTATACCCGTTTTAGGATTGGGTCGGCCAAACATCAAGGTACCAATTTCTACGCCACGGATTCCGCCTAATATGTAGAGTGCATTGGCTACGGATTGGGCGGGTAAATGATGTGCTGGAATCTCAGGTAAAAATGCTTTGGCATCAATATAGACCGCATGACCACCAGTGGGTTCAACAATAGGAATACCAGCCGCTTTTAATCCATTGCCCAAGTATTGAGTAGATTGAATCCGATACTGTAAATAGTCTTCTTCTAAAACTTCTTTTAAGCCTTGCGCTAAAGCCCCTAAATCACGGCCAGATAAACCACCATAGGTGGGAAAGCCTTCGGTTAAAATTTCCAGTTCTTGAAATTTTTCAGCCAAGCTATCATCATTGCAGGTCAAAAATCCCCCCATGTTGACCATGCCATCTTTTTTAGCGCTCATGGTACAGCCATCAGCATAGGAAAACATTTCTTTGGCAATGGCCTCTATGCTTTTGTTGGCATAGCCTTCTTCACGCAGTTTAATAAAATAAGCATTTTCAGCAAAACGGCAGGCATCCAAAAACAAAGGGATGTTGTATTGTGTACACACGGCTCTTACTTCTTTAATGTTTTGCATGGATACCGGTTGGCCACCACCACTGTTGTTGGTAACAGTGAGCATGCATAAAGGTATTTTATCTGCACCGGTTTCATCAATGAATTGCTTTAATTTTTCAACATCCATATTGCCTTTAAAGGGGGCATAAGTGCGGGTATCTTTAGAACTTTCAGGCATAAGATCTACAGCCGTTGTATGGGTATGTTCAATGTTAGCCCGAGTGGTATCAAAATGTGTGTTGTTGGGAATAAATTTATCTGGACCGCCAATAACGGAAAATAAAATTCTTTCTGCAGCACGTCCTTGATGGGTAGGAAAAATATGCTTAAAACCCGTTAAGTCAGAGACCACTTTTTCAAATGCATAGTAAGAACGACTACCAGCATAAGATTCATCACCCTCCATCATGGCTGCCCACTGTGCCGAAGACATGGCACCGGTGCCGCTATCGGTAAGAAAATCAATCATAACATCTTCAGCTTTAATCAAAAATAAATTGTAATGGGCGTTTTTTAAAATGCTTTGCCGTTGTGCTTGCGTGGTCATTTTAATGGGTTCAATGGTTTTGATTCTAAACGGCTCTATGATGGTTTTGTACATAAGGGGCTACTCTTTCAAAAAGGATTAATTATGGTTTATTTTTTTTATCCAATTTATTTTGTAAACTATCCAATTGATCTTTGCTGTAAGCTTTCATTTTTTTAAATAAATGTTTAGCCCAGACAAATTCCAAAGACAAAACACCTAAGCCCACAGCAATGGTCACAAGACCTGGCCCCGGTAAAACAAGCAAGGCAATGCCAATAATAATAATGGTCAATCCTACAATAAAAACAATTAGTTTTTTTAAATGTGTATAAAGTGCCTGCATCTCATATCCAATGCATTATCTCTATCATAAAAATAACCATTTAAAAATAACAAGCTGTTTTAAAATAATCCGGTTTTGAATGGAGTTTTACACAAAAAATAAAGGGTGTTATTTAAAATCACATAATGCAAAAAAATTTAGGAAAAACAGTAGTTGAGCATTTGCAAAACCATAAGTCCATCAGGTCATATGCAGATAAACCTATTGATGATGATCTGTTGAATAGCATTTTGCTCAGTGGACAAAGGGCATCCAGTGCCGGGAACTTACAAAGTTGGTCAGTGATTGTCAGCAAAGATGCAAAGAAAAAACAGCAACTTTATGAAGCCCACTATCAACAAAGCATGGTTCTGCAAGCACCAGTGGTGCTTACCTTTTGTGCTGATTTTTACCGGACCATATCGTGGTTAAAAGCGCATCAAGCCAAACTTAGCTTTGATGATTTTGCCGGCTTTCTCACTGGCGCTGTGGATGCAGTCATAGCCGCACAAAATATTGCAGTTGCAGCAGAAGCGCATGGTTTGGGCATTTGTTATATGGGTACCACATTGTGGAGCAGTGATACAATTTGTAAAATTTTAAAAACACCTGATTATGTTATTCCTGTTACCAGTCTGGTGATGGGTTATCCCAATGAAGATATCAAAGAAGTACGCTACAGATTGCCTTTACAAGCAGTGGTTCATCAGGAAGAATATGTAAAACGTTCAGACAAAGAAACACTAGACTTGTATGCTGAATTTGAAGAGCGTTCATGGAAAAGATACGGAGAATTTCCGGGCATGCTGGAGAAATTAGAAAAAGCCGGCATTAAAAAAGTAGCGGACTTTTACACCAGCGATTTAAAGTACTCAAAAGCACTGCATGTAAAAGCGTCTAAAATGCTCATGGCTTTACTTAAAGATAAAAAATTTTGGTGAAGTTTAATTAAAGTTCTAAGGCAGCAAGTTTTTCATGTAGAGTATCTAAGGTTTGTGTGGTTTTTTTGAGTAATTCAATATCAAGATCTCTGACCCATGCAATTGCATGTTGGATGTCTTCACCAATGTTTTTAATAAGATGGGTTTTGTTATCTAAAGTGCATTGACATAGGCCTTCATACATAAGCTCTAAACGTTGTGCAATATGATCGCAGCACAAGCTTACGGCTCCAGACTCTAAAAGGATATCTTGCACTTTTTTCAATTCAGTTGTGTTATGAATGCCGCTATCAATGTGTTGCTTTAATGCATTCAACTGAGCATGTTGGCTTGTCAAAGCAATTAAAATAGGCAAGCTACAACCGGGCATGGCCCAATCTGGGTTGATGCTTTCATCAAAAGCGCCTCTTAAGTCATTGGATATTTGACCAACTTCTCCAAGGTTTTTGCCAATTGTGTACAATACCTCTATTTGGCTTTGATCTGCTCCACCCAATAATCCACCCAGCTGCATGGCCGTTGCGCAAACATTGCCACTCTTTCCATGCACAATATCCCAATATTGATTCAAATCTAAGGGACTGCGGGTGGCCAGCTCTTGCGCACGTGCTTCTTTTAGCTTCATCTGATTTAAATGAAACATGACTTCTTGTTTTTGATGATCCGAAAAACTTGATTGATGGATGAGTGTTTGTTGACGTGCTTGCAAGGCGGCAGCTAAATTGGCAACTCTTCCTGCTCCGTAGGTTTGCCAAATGCCTTTTTCATCCTTATCTAAGACATCATCAATAAGGATACAGTTGATAATAAAGCACACAATGGCAGCTTCTATGGCTAAAGCTTCAATTTGAGTGTTAGCAGTACTTTCGTACGCAATTTTAAATAAAGCAATGGTTCCTGGTTTTCTTTTGGCCAATATGTTTTCTAAATCAGGCCAAGCTTGAAGTTCAGAACAAGAAAGAATCTCTTTTATCAATGGGTCTAGCATAAAGTTTATTAGCTGAAAGGAGTGTAAAAAACCAAAGGCCTCTTGACTTCAGAAATAAACTCAAATCAAGAGGCCTTTGGCTTAATTTAGAAATCCTACCAAGGTACATTTCTAAAAATATCTTTAGTAATTTTCATAATTATCCGCCTTTCGTATAAACAAGCTACAACTAAAAAAACTTAATGTAAACACTTTTTTTATTAATAATTTTTATGATAATTTAAAATTATGTAAATGATAAAATTATTAATTCTCTGCGTCAAAAAATTGCACACAATGATACATAGAGTGACATCAATATAAGCATCTAAAGGAAAACAACAGAGCAATAAAATAAAAATTAATGTTTAAATCCAATAGGCCAGTCAAATTGATCTACATCTGGCCAAGCAAGTGTTTTTGCTTTTCTAAAGATTTAGTGTTGTAGATAAAATGTAGGCATATAGGGTGATTTTTGGAATGTTTTACGCCAGCCAAAACTTATACCGATTAAGCCAATCATTCCTTCCCCGACATCTTCCCCTTGGGTGTCTACATTAATTTCTACACCAAAGGCTAAATTAGGCCGGATAAAAAAGTTTTTGTTGTTGATAAAGGTATAGCCTATTTCTAAAGTGGGTTGAGCAACAATGATATCCGTATTCCCAGATGTTTCACTGGGCTGGTCCAAGTTGTTTTTCCAATCAACGCTATTGAACCAGATGTCGTTTCTTACCGTTGCATACCATTGGCTGATATGATTCTTTTTAAGATAATGCGTGTAATCTATAGAAAAACCAAAACCGTGACCACGCTCATTGTCTTGCACACCCAAGTTACCATGCCGTAAAAGGTTGTGTCCCAAACGTAAGCCAATTAAGCTTTGCAAACCAATACTTTTTTGCGCAGAAACAGTAGATATAAAGCCAGCAGGATACAACTGTCCATTAAGAGAAAAGTCCCAAAATGATTTTTCTCTTGCAAATAAACTGCTACAAAAAAATAACAGTGTAATAAAGAGTAGTTTATTGATCCAGCTCATTGATAATCCTCCAAGCCAAATCGATATCATTGTTTGCAATGGCATTTGCAATCGTCTCATGGCAATTATCAAGCGTAAGGTTGTCTATCTTAAGATCCAATTTGTTTTGCGGTCTTTCTTGCACCGAGGCCAGTTGCCCCAGTTCATTGCCGGTTAAGATAGTGCTATTGCGGATGAAGGCTGGTAAAGCATCAAAGCCAATACCCAAGCATCCTTTTTTAACTTTTAAAGTATATAAACTATCAGAATTAACATGAGTGTAGTACTCGCCGCCATTGCGACCAATATGATTGATTTTAATTGGATCAGGAACATTGTTTTCATCCAGATAATCTTTATTTAAATGAAAACGCACAACTTCACATAAGATTAAATTGCCAGAACCTTTTTGGCCTCCCAGATCAATCACTTGTTTCAGTTTGCATTCCATTTGAACAGGAGATTCCTGCACCCGTTTGGCCTTAACGCATTGTGAGTCCACGGGCGTAAAGCCACTTTTATTAAATTCATCAATATTTGTATCATACTCACCAGAGGCAAGGTTCATTTGGTATTGCATACTGTGGTTGACAATATTGACTACACACTCTTTGCTTTGAACAAGATTATTGTAGGTGTCTTTAAAGCTGCCATCTCTACCTCTACAGGTAGGAGAAAAACCAATGATAGGCGGGTTAAAACCAAAAACATTAAAAAATGAAAAGGGCGCTAGATTATTTTGCTCAGCCTTGTTGTAACTTGAAACCAAAGCAATAGGGCGAGGGGCTACGCTTGAGGTTAAAATTTTATAAATGTAAGTGGCTTCAAACTGTTTTGGATCTATGCTTAACATGGTTTAAAAATCCTATTTTAAAATATGGTACGATGCTTTTTGATGGACCAATGTATTAGAAAGTTTACCTAGACCTGTAATCTCTAAGTCAATCTGGTCTTTGTTTTTTAACCAAATAGGCTCGTAGCTTTTTCCTTCTTTCTTTGCTTTTAAAGCAGCGGTACCATTGAGTTCACCCAAACAACCTGTGCCAACCGTACCGGATCCAATAATATCTCCCGGAAATAAATTTACGCCATATGAAACTCGCTCAATGATCTGCGCAAAAGTCCAGTGCATGCTATCCATATTGCCTTGTGAGACAAGCTCTCCATTGAGTGTTGCTTTCATTTCCAAATTGTATGTCAGACCTTGACCGGTGTCTTGGGCAAAAGCTTTAAGCTCATCTTTGCTGACCAACCAGGGGCCAAAACAATTGGCAAAGTCTTTGCCTTTGGCCGGGCCCAAGCTCAGCTTAAGTTCTTGCATTTGTAAAGTCCGGGCAGAAAGATCATTCATAATCATAAAACCAAAAATATGTTCATCTGCTTTGTTGGCGGGAATATTTTTTCCACCCTTGCCTATAACAGCGGCAATCTCTAATTCAAAATCCAGTTTATCCAAGTGGTCATCGTAAACATCAATAGGGCCTTCACCAAACACGGCATTGTGGTTGGTAAAATAAAATACCGGGAATTGATCAAATTCAGGAATCATGTCTGCACCACGATTAGCGCGCATGGTTTCTACATGTTGTCTAAAGGCATAAGCATCCCTACAAGAGGGGGGGTGAGGTACTGGAGAAAGTAAAGTATGGACATCGGCAGGTTTAAATTTTTCAGGTTCGGCATAGAGTATTTTTTCTAAGTCTTGAACTTTAGAAAAGTAAGTGTCATTATGATTAAGAAAACTTTGCATATCTTGGGGTAAATCAAGCTTAATGTGTTTGGCCGTATCATGCATGTCATAGTAGCCCTCATCTTTAATGTACAGTCCAAGACGTTCTTGTTGGTTTTGATTGAGATAGCTGATGAGTTTCATAAGAGCTCCTTTGCATACAAGCCTAAAACTTTTTTCATCACATCTAAGGCAAAATGATTTTGTTCTTGCGTACCGGTATTAATTCTTATGCCATGATCAAAGCCAAACGCCCCCAGCGGCCTAAGAATTAAACCTTGGTCAAAACAGGCATGATAGAAATGTTGGGCCGTTTGTGCATCTTTAAAATAAAGCATGATCGCATTGGAACCGGTATTGGGGACAAAAGTTAAACCAAGTTCAATAAAGGATTGATAAAAATAATCCAAACCTTCACGGTTAAGCTTTTGAGTCCTGCTTAAAAAATCAGTGTCCTCTAAAGCAGCCATAGCCATGTGTTGTCCCATGCGGCTTGGTTCAAATGGCAGTTTAACTTTGTTTAAGGTATCAATAATGGCTTCATCTGCAATAGCATAACCAATTCTGGCACCGGCTAATCCATAAGCTTTTGAAAACGTACGGGTAACAATAAGATTAGAGTAGTCTCCTAAAAGTTCAATGCCATTGGGATAAGTTTTGTGATGGCAGGCATATTCATAATAAGCTTCATCCAAGATGACCAAAATATTTTTGGGAACAGCCGCTAAAAATTTTTGTAGATCAGTTTTTGTAATCATTGATCCGGTAGGGTTATTGGGGTTGGCCAAATAAATTATACGTGTATTGTCAGTTATGGCTTGAGCAATTGCATCCAGATCATAAGCCCAATTGTTAAGCCCAATTGTTTTTAAAGTTCGGCCTAATTTTTTGGCGTTGACATAGGTGCCAATGAAACTGCCTTTGGACGTTAAAATCACCTCATTCTTTTCACTAAAGGCCATAAAAATATAAGCCAACAATGAGTCAACGCCAGAACCACAGATGAGTTGATGGGAATCAATAGCAAGATGTTTTGCTAAGGCTTGTCTAAGCGCATAGGCGGCCGGATCTGGATAAAGATGGACTTGATCCAAACATTTTTTTGCCGCTGCAATTGCTTTTGGAGAAGGGCCCAGAGGGTTTTCATTGGATGCCAATTTGGCAAACTTGGTCAAACCACGTTTATCGGTCAAGGATTCTAAACTTTTACCGGCCTTATAAGCGCGCAAGTCTTGAATATGTTGAGGAATGTGGAAGGTTAATTTTTCCACTTTAGTCCTCATTCCACGAACGCCAATAGTTGGGATCAGATACAGCTTGAATTTCTTTGGATAAATTCAAAGGCGCAAAAGTATCCACCATCACGGCATATTCATGCGTTTCTTTTTGACCAATAGAGGCTTCGGTTTTTCCAGGTTGTGGACCGTGGGCAATGCCCATGGGGTGATAAGAAATAGAACCCGGCTCTATACCCTTACGAGACATGAAATCGCCATCAGCATAAAAAATAACCTCATCAGAATCAACATTGCTGTGAAAATAAGGTGCGGGTATGGCACCGGGATAAAAATCAAACAAGCGGGGTACAAAATTACAGACTACAAAATGCTGGGTTGCAAAGACCAAGTGTACGGGCGGTGGCAAGTGAATGGCACCTACTTTGGGGGCATAGTCTTTGATGTTCAAGGCAAAAGGGTATTCGCAGCCATCCCAGCCAACGACATCAAAAGGATGGTGATCCCAAACATGCGTATAGGTTTTTCTTCCTTGAGCATATTTACAACTGATATAAACCGGAAAATTGCCTTTTTGATCAATAGGATCATGTAAGGTGGGCAGTTTTAAATCACGTTCACAGTAAGGGGCATCTTCTAGAAGCTGGCCCATGTCATTGCGAAAATGCTTGGGAATGTTAAAAGCGGTGTCAGACAAAACCATAAAGCAGCGGTTGTCTTTACTCTTGAATTGAAATTGATAAATGCAGCCTTTGGGAATGATTAAATAATCGCCTGCAATAAAATCTATAACACCAAACTCACTTAAAAAAATTCCATCACCACGATGGATAAAAACAAGCAGATGCTCATGCGCATTTTTGTGAAAGTCAGTGCAGTTTTCTGTAGGGGAACTGGTTAAAATTGTGCAGTTATGGTTTTCCATCCACAGTGTTTGCGCCTGGTGAAGACTACCAGAATTTTCTTGTCGGCCTGTATGAAACAAGTGCCACATCAAAGGTGCATCCTGCCAAACATCCATTTGCATTAAGTTTTGAGCATGAGCAATGGAACTAACTTTAGTGGGCATGTCCAGACGATAGCGATTACTGTATATACTGGAAAAACCTTGGGTACTGAACAGCTCTTCACGGTATAGGCTTTTTTGGTCAGCCTTGTAAAAGGCAATATGCCGTTTTTTGGGAATATCACCTTGTTGATAATAAAATGGCATTATAAATTTCCTCTGAGTGCTTGATCACGTTCAATGGCTTCAAACAAAGCTTGAAAGTTACCCTGACCAAAACCCTGGCTGCCTTTGCGCCGTTGAATAATTTCATAAAAGAAGGACGGTCTATCACCAATGGGTTTGGTAAACAGTTGTAACAAATAGCCTTCGCCACCGGCCAAGTCTTCTATGTCACATAAAATGCCTAAATCAGCCAAAGCATCAATGTCTTCTGTTACAATGCCAGGGTTACGTTTTTTTAAGTCATCATAGTAGGTTTGTGGGACGGTTAAAAACTCAACACCATTGTTACGTAAAGCTTGAATGCTGGTCAAAATATCATCAGATTCTAAAGCTACATGTTGCACACCGCTGCCATGGTAGACATCCAAGTACTCTTCAATTTGTGATTTTCTCTTGCCTTCATAAGGTTCATTGATGGGGTTACGGATGGCAAAATCATGACTTTTGACCACTTTTGATAAAAGCGCAGAGTACTGCGTTGAAATATCACCTGGGCCAAATTCAATGAACTGTTCAAAATTAAAGGCTCTAACAAAATAATCAGCCCAAGCATTCATTTCATTCTGCCTAACGTTGCCCACAATATGGTCAATTTTTTTTAAGCCTACTGCTTGCCGTTCAATACTTATTTTTTGCCGGGGCTGATCATAGCCAGGCATGAATAAACCTTTGTACTGACTGCGATCACATAAAACAATTTCAGTATCATCATAAATTTTGAGAGCGGCATGCAAGACTTGGCCATTGTCATCTTTATCAAGAGTAGGTTTGTAAACCGGTATTCCACCACTATTTAAGGCATGATTGTACAGATTTTCAACATCACTGACTTGATAGGCAAAACGCTTAACTCCATCACCATGCAAATTAAGAAAATAGGTGGCTTGC
This DNA window, taken from Oligoflexia bacterium, encodes the following:
- the hppD gene encoding 4-hydroxyphenylpyruvate dioxygenase, with translation MSNELEIKGFDFVEFYVGSAKMVAYWYAKALGFDILAYQGPETGFKDRSSYYLKQNDINIVITSPLSPSFWQATYFLNLHGDGVKRFAYQVSDVENLYNHALNSGGIPVYKPTLDKDDNGQVLHAALKIYDDTEIVLCDRSQYKGLFMPGYDQPRQKISIERQAVGLKKIDHIVGNVRQNEMNAWADYFVRAFNFEQFIEFGPGDISTQYSALLSKVVKSHDFAIRNPINEPYEGKRKSQIEEYLDVYHGSGVQHVALESDDILTSIQALRNNGVEFLTVPQTYYDDLKKRNPGIVTEDIDALADLGILCDIEDLAGGEGYLLQLFTKPIGDRPSFFYEIIQRRKGSQGFGQGNFQALFEAIERDQALRGNL